The sequence TGTGTAAGAAATATGGCCGGAAACTCCACTCTAGCCCCACGCTTACACCAATCCAATGTTTTTGAGAAAGGTGTAGAATCGGAAAGCAACCAGTGAGAAACGTATTGATGTCTTCAATAATTATTCATGTCTTAAATAATCTTGGGTGAACTTTTCTGTTTAACATCCAAAAGCCTTCTGCTCTTCTCTTCAAGCATGGTTATTACAACCTAGTTGACACAGATCTGTACGTCATGCATGTATATAATGCACATGTCACAATGGGATAAGTATAAAGGTACTGTAATTCAGCTTGACAAATGCAatgaacagacacagacaaacattgCCAACACAGCATGTATTTATTGATGATGGCAGTGAGTTGGCAGTTTTACAGACGTGTCATTGCAACTGGATGAAGCAGTGACATTAGGGGCCATATTAATGAGACATTAGACACCATGCTACTGCAATACTCAGAATTTTTCAAATTAAAAAAAGACATCATACAAAAACATACTCATGACAGTCATGCAGAAATGTCTTCCATGGTCCCTTCAAAGTGCATGTTATTTTCCCGTTATTATTGTGGCCATTGAGTATCATTTATACTGTAGATAATGTGTGTTGTTATACATTAGCAAGGAACAGTATTTGATAGCATGGTGGCTAGTATGTTGAATACAGCCGTGGTTTgtagcgtgcatgtgtgtgtgtgaagacgtTGGGGTCTTCTCCTTTACGACGGTCTTGATGAAGGACGTGGTCTTTGGCGGTACTCTGGGATGTGGTGCATGATCCAGCCGGCCGGAGCAAGCATGCCGACAGCAAAGACGGACATGATAAAGAAGCTTTgctgtgagggaggaagggagaggagagaagacgagACAAAAAATAAGAGACACAGTAAGAGCCATACGTTATGCACGGGTTGACCCACTACTGTACTAAACCCTCGAAGCCAATTACGTTTCTGTTAAAAGACAAAAGTTAATCTGCAGTTGGTGACACTTAATCTAAAGTCTGCAGTTATAAGGCATTATGATGTGGTTATAAGGCATTGTAAGACTTGCCATGAGCATGTATGACCCACTGTCATCTCCTTATGATCCTCACATAATACCAGTTATTTTGAGCCACTTGAACATTTCACAGAGGACCATGACATAATATTATAAGCCTTATAATAGGACATTATAATAAAACATTAAATAAGAACATTATGTATGTGTTCATACAAATAGTAAAGCATTATACCTACAGGCTTTAAGT is a genomic window of Oncorhynchus gorbuscha isolate QuinsamMale2020 ecotype Even-year linkage group LG12, OgorEven_v1.0, whole genome shotgun sequence containing:
- the si:dkey-85n7.8 gene encoding COX8 domain-containing protein, encoding MVMALKGVPQAASLVRAKMVLQDRRSSIYSKPPKTKIGPGQSFFIMSVFAVGMLAPAGWIMHHIPEYRQRPRPSSRPS